In Pleurocapsa sp. PCC 7319, the following are encoded in one genomic region:
- the sufD gene encoding Fe-S cluster assembly protein SufD, whose translation MAVQIPFATISQINETPVVEDIFFTGLLQQCLVRANEPEWLQDIRQQSKNWLSHLSVPTKKDEDWRFIDLSSLTATKFLAVEDQVGAIGKSHLKETENSRLVFVNGSYDAKLSNVSGLPSGVYVGSLNDLPNNFDPSKYFAQQHGAQDAFSALNTSGCNDIAVIWVEKNVVLENPLHLLFISNGDREVSFAQPRTLVVAETGASISLLEEYVGTGEYFTNAVTEIFVQNNARVNHTRLQQESKAGFHIAKTAVSQARDSHYTINEINLGARLFRHNPEVLQQGEQTETYLNGLTVATGEQTSDTHSIVALTKPNGTTDQLHKCIVGDRAHTVFNGKVFVPKEAQLTDATQLNRNLLLSPKARVDTKPELQITADNVKCAHGATVSQLEADEIFYLRSRGLSEADANQLLIDAFAAEIIDRLALESLKTRITETIEQKINSQPSKE comes from the coding sequence ATGGCTGTACAAATTCCTTTTGCAACTATCTCTCAAATCAATGAAACCCCAGTAGTAGAAGATATTTTTTTCACAGGTTTATTGCAACAATGTCTGGTAAGGGCTAATGAACCTGAGTGGTTACAAGATATTCGTCAACAGTCGAAGAATTGGCTTTCTCATTTATCTGTACCTACCAAAAAAGATGAAGACTGGCGTTTTATAGATTTGTCATCTTTGACAGCAACTAAATTTTTGGCAGTAGAAGACCAAGTAGGAGCAATTGGCAAATCACATTTAAAGGAAACAGAAAATAGCCGTTTAGTTTTTGTCAATGGGTCATACGATGCCAAACTATCTAACGTATCAGGATTACCTTCTGGGGTATATGTTGGTAGTTTAAATGACTTACCTAATAATTTTGACCCCTCAAAATACTTTGCTCAACAGCATGGCGCACAAGATGCCTTTTCCGCTCTCAACACTTCAGGCTGTAATGATATCGCTGTAATTTGGGTGGAAAAGAACGTGGTGCTCGAAAATCCCCTACATCTTTTATTCATATCTAATGGCGATCGAGAAGTAAGTTTTGCTCAACCCCGTACTTTGGTGGTAGCTGAAACAGGAGCTAGTATTTCCTTGCTAGAAGAATATGTAGGTACAGGAGAATACTTTACTAACGCTGTTACCGAAATTTTTGTACAAAATAACGCGAGAGTTAATCATACACGTCTACAACAGGAATCAAAAGCTGGCTTCCATATTGCTAAAACTGCGGTATCTCAAGCTCGCGATAGTCACTATACAATCAATGAGATTAATTTAGGGGCAAGATTATTTCGTCATAACCCAGAGGTATTGCAGCAGGGAGAACAAACCGAAACCTATCTCAATGGTTTAACGGTGGCAACAGGAGAACAAACGTCAGATACTCACAGTATTGTTGCTCTGACAAAGCCCAATGGCACAACAGATCAATTACACAAATGTATTGTAGGCGATCGCGCTCATACAGTCTTTAATGGTAAGGTTTTTGTTCCCAAAGAGGCTCAGTTAACGGATGCTACCCAGTTAAACCGTAACTTGTTGCTATCACCAAAAGCCAGGGTTGATACCAAGCCTGAACTGCAAATTACTGCCGATAATGTCAAGTGCGCTCATGGAGCTACGGTAAGCCAACTAGAAGCCGACGAAATATTCTACCTTCGTAGTCGGGGTTTAAGCGAGGCTGATGCTAATCAACTATTAATCGATGCTTTTGCAGCAGAAATTATCGATCGCTTGGCTCTGGAATCTCTGAAAACCAGAATTACTGAGACTATTGAACAAAAAATTAACTCGCAACCTTCGAAGGAATAG
- the sufC gene encoding Fe-S cluster assembly ATPase SufC, giving the protein MSETILSVHNLTANVDGTPILKGVNLEIKAGEVHAIMGRNGSGKSTLSKIIAGHPDYEVTGGEIIYQGQNILEKEPDERANSGIFLAFQYPIAIPGVSNLDFMRVAYNAKRKYQGLEEIDTFDFEDLIEEKLEVVKMNPSFLERSLNEGFSGGEKKRNEILQMALLDPTLTILDEIDSGLDIDALKIVADGVNQLKTPEKGYLVITHYQRLLDYIEPDFVHVMQNGKIITSGGKELALELETRGYDFLDDKSTAEVGV; this is encoded by the coding sequence ATGAGCGAAACAATTTTATCAGTACACAATTTAACAGCCAATGTCGATGGTACACCTATCCTAAAAGGTGTCAATTTAGAAATTAAAGCGGGAGAAGTCCACGCTATTATGGGGCGCAATGGTTCAGGTAAAAGCACTCTATCTAAGATTATTGCAGGACATCCTGACTATGAAGTCACTGGCGGAGAAATTATTTACCAGGGTCAGAATATTCTTGAAAAAGAACCTGATGAAAGAGCTAACAGTGGTATTTTTCTGGCTTTTCAGTACCCGATCGCTATCCCTGGAGTGAGTAATCTAGACTTTATGCGAGTTGCTTACAATGCCAAGCGCAAATATCAAGGGTTAGAGGAAATTGATACCTTTGATTTTGAGGATTTAATTGAAGAAAAGCTAGAAGTAGTCAAGATGAACCCCAGTTTTTTAGAGAGAAGTCTCAATGAAGGGTTTTCTGGTGGAGAAAAAAAACGTAACGAAATTCTCCAAATGGCGTTACTCGATCCTACCCTGACTATTTTGGATGAGATTGATTCAGGTTTAGATATCGACGCACTCAAAATTGTTGCTGATGGGGTAAATCAACTGAAAACTCCTGAAAAGGGTTACTTGGTGATTACTCACTATCAACGCTTGTTAGACTACATTGAACCAGATTTTGTTCATGTAATGCAAAATGGCAAGATTATTACCAGTGGCGGAAAAGAGCTAGCTCTGGAGTTAGAAACACGTGGTTACGACTTCTTGGATGATAAATCTACGGCGGAGGTAGGGGTCTAA
- a CDS encoding response regulator transcription factor — protein sequence MNILVVVDDLSRWLKLAQFLRAANYTPRLAENSLDAINIFPEADLIMVDAELSSGGVELCRELRCRGYSRPLLLMALESLDDVRLSGADDWIEFPFYGPEIALKVELLLTRYQLWTMGSQTNPSFYASFCTIDSIAKSGKPIKNC from the coding sequence TTGAATATTCTGGTTGTTGTAGATGATCTATCCCGTTGGCTCAAGCTTGCTCAATTTTTAAGAGCAGCTAACTACACTCCCCGTCTGGCTGAGAACTCACTAGACGCGATTAATATTTTTCCAGAGGCTGATCTAATCATGGTTGATGCAGAACTTTCCTCTGGAGGAGTTGAACTATGTCGAGAACTGCGCTGCCGTGGCTATAGTCGTCCACTTCTATTGATGGCCTTGGAATCACTTGATGATGTGCGACTATCTGGTGCAGATGATTGGATTGAATTTCCTTTCTATGGTCCAGAGATCGCACTCAAAGTAGAATTATTACTTACCCGTTATCAGCTCTGGACTATGGGTTCGCAGACAAACCCCAGCTTTTATGCTTCGTTTTGCACCATAGACTCTATTGCCAAGTCGGGTAAACCAATTAAAAATTGTTAA
- a CDS encoding IS200/IS605 family accessory protein TnpB-related protein, translating to MVKQNIRTDKWSIVATQKQKELLQNTVSEFRCLVRCLIGVVQTHWSTIGRLEANKQIPAVERLIHATAKNPEIKYRYFGTRFHKFPSYYRRGAIQFAIGQVSSFVTRYREWQSGIRKRKDALPPRLNTDCRTYPPLYKNQCIRFADDNNSAEIKVFTGSDWLWITVGVTGHRQRHLNPDNQRQSPYLIVNEQKCHLSVPFQIKNAKLKEKDSVLSIDLGINTTATASIVNFDGTVSHREFIHPGRDIDRRDKRLKRVSRKASLTGKLCKGFTRGLYRKAGNINREIGQKVSARLVKIAKQYGVKYIVFEHLKGWRPRGGKRKSTLRQRFHSWLHRRIVELTQMKWSELGGQVQFVYPRGTSSNAFDGSGKVKRSSKNYELAVFSSGKKYNCDLSASYNIGARFILKLMGGNSPQDEQGKSSCSSPRSWVTLSMLWSCRPTL from the coding sequence ATGGTCAAACAAAACATCAGGACAGATAAGTGGAGTATTGTGGCAACCCAAAAGCAAAAAGAGTTGTTGCAAAACACTGTGTCCGAGTTCAGATGTTTAGTTCGTTGCTTAATTGGAGTTGTTCAAACACACTGGTCAACTATTGGCAGACTAGAGGCGAATAAACAAATCCCAGCAGTAGAAAGATTAATTCATGCTACTGCTAAAAATCCTGAAATCAAATATAGATACTTTGGTACTCGCTTTCATAAATTCCCTAGCTATTATCGTCGTGGAGCAATTCAATTTGCTATAGGACAAGTATCCAGTTTCGTAACTAGATATAGAGAATGGCAATCAGGAATTAGAAAGCGCAAAGATGCGCTACCGCCAAGATTAAATACTGACTGTCGAACTTATCCCCCTTTATATAAAAATCAGTGTATTCGTTTTGCTGATGACAATAACAGTGCGGAGATAAAAGTGTTCACTGGAAGTGATTGGTTATGGATAACAGTAGGTGTAACTGGTCATAGACAAAGACATTTAAATCCAGATAACCAGCGCCAATCACCATACTTAATTGTAAATGAGCAGAAGTGCCACCTGTCTGTGCCATTTCAAATCAAGAACGCCAAGCTAAAAGAAAAAGATTCAGTCTTATCAATAGACTTGGGAATCAATACAACAGCTACAGCTTCAATTGTTAACTTTGACGGTACTGTAAGCCATCGTGAATTTATTCATCCTGGCAGAGACATAGACCGTCGAGACAAACGACTAAAGCGAGTTAGTAGAAAAGCCAGTCTAACTGGTAAGCTATGCAAAGGTTTCACCCGTGGACTTTACCGCAAAGCAGGAAACATCAATCGAGAAATTGGGCAAAAAGTATCTGCGAGATTGGTTAAAATAGCCAAACAATATGGTGTCAAATATATAGTGTTTGAGCATCTAAAAGGCTGGCGACCAAGAGGTGGCAAGCGGAAGTCTACTCTGAGACAACGTTTTCACAGTTGGTTACATCGTCGCATTGTTGAGCTGACGCAGATGAAATGGTCAGAACTTGGTGGACAAGTTCAATTTGTCTATCCCCGTGGCACTAGCAGTAATGCTTTCGACGGTAGCGGTAAAGTAAAACGAAGTAGTAAAAACTACGAATTAGCCGTATTCAGCAGCGGGAAAAAGTACAATTGCGACTTGTCTGCTAGTTATAATATTGGCGCCAGATTTATTCTTAAACTGATGGGTGGAAACAGCCCACAGGATGAGCAAGGCAAAAGTTCCTGCTCATCACCTAGAAGCTGGGTAACGCTTTCGATGTTGTGGTCATGCAGACCTACATTGTAG
- the tnpA gene encoding IS200/IS605 family transposase, with product MIKPKPHNQSFGYNAVHIVFVTKYRHEVINKEIESRLIEMFSRLCSTQDSELLECKADLGKLDHIHLLVDLAPRLSLGKLCNILKTISSREIRKEFATELKPYYCGQTPRRRQAQGNADQERKPKFGKQGYGYTTCGSSLCAGGAAIDVLVRYIENQGYDD from the coding sequence ATGATCAAACCAAAGCCTCATAATCAAAGCTTTGGGTACAATGCTGTTCATATAGTGTTTGTAACAAAATATCGTCACGAAGTCATAAACAAAGAAATAGAATCTAGATTAATAGAAATGTTTTCGAGGCTTTGTTCTACTCAAGATTCTGAACTTTTAGAATGCAAAGCAGACTTAGGAAAACTAGATCATATTCATTTGTTAGTAGACCTTGCGCCTAGATTATCTCTTGGTAAGCTTTGTAATATTCTGAAAACTATTAGCAGTAGAGAGATTAGAAAAGAATTTGCTACTGAGCTAAAACCTTATTACTGCGGTCAGACCCCGCGTCGCCGACAGGCGCAAGGGAACGCTGACCAAGAGAGGAAGCCTAAATTTGGGAAACAGGGGTATGGCTATACTACATGCGGCTCAAGCCTTTGTGCAGGTGGAGCCGCTATCGATGTGCTTGTCAGATATATCGAAAACCAAGGCTACGATGATTAA
- a CDS encoding S41 family peptidase, whose amino-acid sequence MKPSIFSQLSRWRAALVLGFFLIWLCYSISPVFSQSSSSQVKVFESAWSTVNENFFDPNFNGVDWEEMRSQYRPKAAQAKSTEQLAEIINQMLSELNTSHTHFYTQNEPAYYQIAGIFRQYLLKDLKPFLPNGKLEYTGIGIYTEEFKGKTFIKAMINGSPACSAGLKVGDQLLSVEDKPFQAIQSFIDQAGQKIPVQIKRTPESSPQEIVVTPKVFNPATMFLDAVKDSVEVIEREDKKVGYIHIWSYADPKYQEQLEEELVYTRLKDTDGLVWDIRDGWGGASPDYLNIFTAPVPTITSIPRDGVARESQLQWQKPVVMLVNQGSRSGKEILAYGFRKYDVGPIVGSQTAGAVVAGRPYIMPDGSLLYLAVADVFVDGDRLEGEGIIPDVRVPWSIPYAQGVDPQKEQAIENVLKAIIDVPQGKSY is encoded by the coding sequence ATGAAACCGTCAATCTTTTCTCAGCTTAGTAGATGGAGAGCAGCCCTTGTGTTAGGCTTTTTCTTGATTTGGTTATGCTATTCTATCTCACCTGTTTTTTCGCAATCATCTTCATCTCAAGTAAAAGTATTTGAATCAGCCTGGAGTACTGTCAACGAAAACTTTTTCGACCCCAATTTTAACGGCGTTGATTGGGAAGAAATGCGATCACAGTATCGACCGAAAGCAGCACAAGCTAAATCAACCGAACAGCTAGCTGAAATTATCAATCAAATGCTTTCAGAGTTAAATACTTCCCACACTCACTTCTATACTCAAAACGAACCAGCCTACTATCAAATTGCGGGAATTTTCCGCCAGTACTTGCTGAAAGACCTCAAACCATTTTTACCCAATGGCAAATTGGAATATACTGGCATCGGCATCTACACTGAAGAGTTTAAAGGTAAAACTTTTATCAAAGCAATGATCAATGGTTCTCCTGCTTGTTCAGCAGGACTTAAAGTAGGAGACCAACTATTAAGTGTTGAGGATAAACCCTTTCAAGCTATTCAATCATTTATTGATCAAGCAGGACAAAAAATCCCAGTGCAAATCAAGCGAACTCCTGAATCATCGCCGCAAGAAATTGTTGTCACGCCAAAAGTATTCAATCCCGCAACTATGTTTTTGGATGCTGTTAAAGATAGTGTGGAAGTAATCGAACGGGAAGATAAAAAAGTTGGCTATATTCATATTTGGTCTTATGCAGACCCCAAATATCAAGAACAGCTTGAAGAAGAGCTAGTTTATACTCGTCTAAAAGATACCGATGGATTAGTTTGGGATATTCGTGATGGCTGGGGAGGAGCAAGTCCTGACTACCTAAATATTTTTACTGCACCAGTACCAACCATTACTAGTATTCCCCGCGACGGTGTTGCCAGAGAAAGCCAATTACAATGGCAAAAACCGGTAGTAATGTTAGTCAATCAAGGCTCGAGAAGCGGTAAAGAAATTCTAGCCTATGGCTTCCGTAAATATGATGTTGGACCAATTGTTGGCAGCCAAACCGCAGGAGCAGTAGTTGCCGGTCGTCCCTACATTATGCCCGATGGCAGTTTGCTTTACTTAGCAGTCGCTGATGTATTTGTTGATGGCGATCGCTTAGAAGGAGAAGGTATCATACCTGATGTCAGAGTTCCATGGTCTATTCCCTACGCTCAAGGAGTCGATCCGCAAAAAGAACAAGCAATAGAAAACGTACTGAAGGCGATCATTGATGTGCCTCAAGGTAAATCGTATTGA
- the proC gene encoding pyrroline-5-carboxylate reductase, with protein sequence MTSNSICLGIIGGGIMAEAILSRLLAQKIFAANTILVSEPRAERREFLVQRYQVQVTADNQATVSASEILLLAIKPQVFAQAIANITPNPHSTVISILAGVTLDKLEQAFPQQPVIRVMPNTPATVGTGMTAIAPGTKVQEQHIQQAKSIFAAVGEVVEVPESSMDAVTGLSGSGPAFVALAIEALADGGVASGLPRAIALQLATQTVLGTATLIKETGMHPGILKDRVTSPGGTTIAGVAKLESLGFRSALIEAVKTATARSKELGE encoded by the coding sequence ATGACATCTAATAGTATTTGCCTCGGTATCATTGGAGGCGGGATTATGGCAGAAGCTATTTTGTCTCGCCTCTTAGCACAAAAAATATTCGCTGCCAATACCATATTAGTCAGCGAACCCAGAGCAGAAAGACGTGAATTTTTAGTTCAGCGGTATCAAGTTCAAGTTACGGCAGACAATCAAGCTACGGTATCTGCTTCAGAAATATTGTTACTCGCTATCAAACCCCAGGTATTTGCTCAGGCGATCGCTAATATTACTCCAAATCCCCACAGCACAGTAATTTCGATCTTAGCAGGAGTTACCTTAGACAAGTTAGAGCAAGCTTTCCCCCAACAGCCAGTAATTCGGGTCATGCCTAATACTCCCGCTACAGTAGGAACCGGAATGACGGCGATCGCTCCAGGAACAAAAGTACAGGAGCAACATATTCAGCAAGCTAAATCAATTTTTGCTGCGGTAGGAGAAGTCGTAGAAGTTCCCGAGTCTTCCATGGATGCGGTGACAGGATTATCAGGTTCAGGACCAGCTTTTGTGGCATTAGCCATTGAAGCTCTAGCTGATGGAGGAGTAGCTTCGGGATTACCCAGAGCGATCGCACTTCAGCTAGCGACTCAAACAGTATTAGGGACAGCTACCCTAATTAAAGAAACAGGAATGCACCCAGGAATTCTCAAAGATCGGGTAACGAGTCCGGGGGGGACAACTATTGCTGGAGTGGCTAAATTAGAAAGTTTAGGGTTTCGTTCGGCACTAATCGAAGCAGTGAAAACGGCAACCGCTAGATCAAAGGAACTAGGTGAGTAA
- a CDS encoding cell division protein SepF: protein MFDTLKEFFGIEGGYIGEDEDYIEYDPAQEGLENQPYNNSSRSNQPELTKIPSSNNNKPNRKQDMKLNNVIGMPGLANGNSEVVVIEPHSFEEMPQVILALRERKSVVLNLNVMNPEEAQRAVDFIAGGTYAMDGHQERVGESIFLFTPSSVKVSSLTGILRDVHTPEPHVRRSVPEPDSWGQQPSVVAQ from the coding sequence ATGTTTGATACATTAAAAGAATTTTTTGGGATTGAAGGCGGATACATCGGCGAAGATGAGGATTATATAGAATATGATCCAGCTCAAGAAGGGCTGGAAAATCAGCCTTATAACAACTCTTCGAGATCCAATCAACCAGAACTTACTAAAATCCCATCTTCCAACAACAATAAACCAAACCGTAAGCAAGACATGAAGCTCAATAATGTAATTGGTATGCCAGGATTAGCTAATGGAAATTCCGAAGTAGTAGTAATTGAACCCCACTCTTTTGAAGAAATGCCTCAAGTTATTTTGGCATTGCGGGAGCGTAAATCGGTGGTGTTAAATCTCAACGTTATGAATCCAGAAGAAGCTCAAAGAGCTGTAGATTTTATCGCTGGTGGAACTTATGCCATGGATGGTCATCAAGAGCGAGTTGGCGAAAGTATCTTTTTGTTTACTCCCAGTTCAGTTAAAGTCAGCAGCTTGACAGGAATTCTTAGAGATGTGCATACCCCAGAACCTCATGTACGTCGTTCTGTACCCGAACCTGATTCTTGGGGACAACAACCTAGTGTAGTTGCTCAATAA
- a CDS encoding YggS family pyridoxal phosphate-dependent enzyme, producing the protein MTDSVSEKIQRIKQEIPKTVKLIAITKQVGIKPMREAYAAGVRDFGENRLQEALTKQDQLQDLTDISWHFIGHIQTNKAKKIIENFDWIHSVDRLSLARRLDKLAQDCHLRPQALLQVKILPDPNKYGWEVPELLSALEELNQYQYLKIRGLMTILPLGLSSEETLKAFQETRKLATIIRQKNYSNLSMEQLSMGMSADYLLAIKAEANVIRLGRIIFGPRNI; encoded by the coding sequence ATGACAGACTCGGTCTCGGAAAAAATTCAGCGAATTAAACAAGAAATTCCCAAAACTGTTAAGTTGATTGCCATTACTAAACAGGTTGGTATTAAACCAATGCGTGAAGCTTATGCTGCAGGAGTACGAGATTTTGGTGAAAATCGCCTTCAAGAAGCTCTTACCAAACAAGACCAACTGCAAGATTTGACTGATATTAGCTGGCATTTTATTGGACATATTCAAACCAATAAAGCTAAAAAAATCATTGAGAATTTTGATTGGATTCATTCGGTCGATCGGTTATCTTTAGCAAGGCGATTAGACAAGTTAGCACAAGATTGTCACCTTAGACCTCAGGCTTTACTCCAGGTCAAGATCTTACCCGACCCTAATAAATATGGCTGGGAAGTACCAGAATTACTATCCGCCTTAGAAGAACTAAACCAATATCAGTATCTTAAGATTCGGGGGTTGATGACGATTTTACCGCTAGGATTATCCTCAGAAGAGACACTAAAGGCTTTTCAAGAAACTCGAAAATTAGCAACAATAATAAGACAAAAAAACTACTCTAATTTGTCTATGGAGCAGTTATCTATGGGAATGTCTGCGGATTATTTGTTGGCCATCAAAGCTGAGGCTAATGTGATTCGCTTGGGCAGAATAATTTTTGGTCCCAGGAATATTTGA
- a CDS encoding PipX family protein produces the protein MNNQPNESQPNEIYLNHPTFGLLYRICLLKDNQELFTTLYAQRLFFTVTTDSNYFSFEPISRTDARLLVESLMRRLLLDREVAKHRQLQAIYQRTFL, from the coding sequence GTGAACAATCAACCAAATGAGAGTCAACCAAATGAAATTTATTTGAATCATCCTACCTTTGGACTTCTCTACAGAATATGTCTGCTTAAGGATAATCAAGAATTATTTACTACTCTGTATGCCCAACGTTTGTTTTTTACGGTAACAACTGACAGTAATTATTTTTCTTTTGAACCCATTAGTAGAACCGATGCTCGTTTATTAGTCGAGAGCTTGATGCGACGATTATTACTCGACCGTGAAGTAGCCAAACATCGTCAACTTCAAGCTATTTATCAGCGTACTTTTCTCTAA
- a CDS encoding ribonucleoside-diphosphate reductase subunit alpha, translating into MQPTLPLTNDSTSQLDMADELLHSQTSISTNDSNQKTLNTGQTQQLVNFSDSGSSRTSQPYLKTRQEATSKIQVVRRDGSLTSLDITKIRSVVEWACKSPSPEISSNVYAQHSEHNVNPIILEAGLTTRLRDGVTTREIQDNLIDCALGMCSPAEPEWRYVAGRLHVWSLWKDTQVNRGFGYGDYYAAVQFQLDAGRYDRQILKYSTAELVEAGSWINPDWDKDYDYAGAVLLTKRYLLTDELPQEAYLTCALLLASQEKPEIRLTIARKFYQAIAQRKISLATPILANLRVPNGSLSSCFIIGMDDNLESIFEEITNAARISKNGGGVGVNVSRIRATGSWVMGKDNASGGIIPWIKLLNDTAIAVNQGGRRAGAVTVGVDIWHLDVPEFLEMQAENGDRRRKAYDVFPQLVIVDEFMRRVEAKEKWTLVDPYEVREQLGIELAEQWGENFEAAYAQIEAELGNKITLYKQVDARELFKHIMRSQVETGMPYLAFKDTINRANPNKHEGYIPGVNLCCESFSNVKPGLEAHCCNLVSLNLANLETEEIATVSQLAVRILDNTIDLTKPPFTDSKTHNDKYRTIGVGCMGLADWLAKRHLTYESLSEISHLFEEVAYWCTSASMELAKERGAYAAFAGSEWSKGKLLGAKTLEEILAIAKNKERWVQLVQDVQTYGIRNSHITAIAPNTSSSLVQGCTASILPVYSKFFYDKWAKGTVPIAPPFIQDCFWFYRENKSLNQKIVIKAVATMQQWIDTGISMELLFNLNQGVYFPDEPERAVKAKDIFETLVMAWQEGCKAVYYVRTVQKDDFKESSEGCAACAN; encoded by the coding sequence ATGCAGCCAACTCTACCGTTAACTAACGATTCAACAAGCCAGTTGGATATGGCAGATGAACTTCTCCATTCCCAGACTTCAATATCAACAAACGATTCAAATCAAAAAACATTGAACACGGGACAAACCCAACAATTAGTAAATTTTTCTGACTCTGGCTCTTCACGAACATCACAACCTTATTTAAAAACCCGACAAGAAGCAACTTCAAAGATTCAGGTAGTTAGGCGAGATGGCTCACTCACGTCTTTAGATATTACCAAGATACGTTCTGTGGTTGAATGGGCTTGTAAGTCCCCGTCGCCCGAGATTTCCTCAAATGTTTACGCTCAACATAGCGAGCACAATGTTAATCCTATTATCTTGGAGGCTGGCTTAACCACTAGGTTACGTGATGGCGTTACTACGAGAGAGATTCAAGATAATTTAATCGACTGTGCTTTAGGAATGTGTAGTCCTGCTGAACCTGAATGGCGATATGTAGCGGGAAGGCTTCATGTCTGGAGTTTATGGAAAGACACCCAGGTTAATCGTGGATTTGGCTACGGAGATTATTACGCAGCAGTTCAATTTCAATTAGACGCAGGACGCTATGATCGCCAGATTTTAAAATATTCAACTGCCGAATTAGTTGAAGCTGGCAGTTGGATTAACCCTGATTGGGATAAAGATTATGATTATGCGGGGGCAGTTTTATTAACTAAACGTTATTTATTAACCGATGAACTACCCCAAGAGGCTTATCTTACCTGTGCTTTATTACTTGCTTCTCAGGAAAAGCCAGAAATTAGATTAACTATTGCTAGAAAATTTTATCAAGCGATCGCCCAACGTAAAATTTCTTTGGCAACGCCGATTTTAGCGAATTTAAGAGTGCCTAACGGCTCCTTGAGTAGTTGTTTTATCATTGGCATGGACGACAACTTAGAAAGTATTTTTGAGGAGATTACTAACGCCGCTCGAATTTCTAAAAATGGTGGTGGTGTTGGAGTCAACGTTAGTCGGATCCGTGCTACTGGTAGCTGGGTCATGGGCAAAGACAATGCATCGGGAGGAATTATTCCCTGGATTAAGTTACTCAATGACACAGCGATCGCAGTTAATCAAGGTGGACGTAGAGCCGGAGCAGTTACTGTCGGTGTAGATATTTGGCATCTGGACGTGCCTGAGTTCTTAGAAATGCAGGCAGAAAATGGCGATCGCCGTCGCAAAGCTTACGATGTATTTCCTCAGCTAGTCATCGTCGATGAATTTATGCGTCGAGTTGAGGCGAAAGAAAAATGGACGCTAGTCGATCCTTATGAAGTTAGAGAACAATTGGGCATAGAGTTAGCCGAACAGTGGGGCGAAAATTTTGAAGCTGCCTATGCTCAAATAGAAGCAGAATTAGGCAACAAAATTACCCTCTATAAGCAAGTGGATGCTCGTGAATTGTTTAAACACATCATGCGCAGTCAGGTTGAGACGGGAATGCCCTATTTAGCCTTTAAAGATACCATTAATCGGGCAAACCCTAATAAACATGAAGGCTATATCCCTGGAGTTAACTTATGTTGTGAGAGCTTTAGCAACGTCAAACCAGGATTAGAAGCCCATTGTTGTAACTTAGTCTCTCTTAATTTGGCTAATTTAGAAACAGAAGAGATAGCGACTGTATCTCAGCTAGCTGTCAGAATACTGGATAACACTATTGATTTAACTAAGCCACCTTTTACTGATAGCAAAACCCACAACGATAAATACCGCACTATTGGGGTTGGTTGTATGGGTCTAGCTGACTGGCTAGCAAAACGTCATTTAACCTATGAAAGCCTAAGTGAGATTAGTCATCTCTTTGAAGAGGTAGCTTACTGGTGTACCTCTGCCTCTATGGAATTAGCGAAAGAGCGCGGTGCCTATGCTGCTTTTGCTGGTAGTGAATGGAGTAAAGGAAAATTATTAGGAGCGAAAACCTTAGAGGAAATTTTGGCGATTGCCAAAAATAAAGAGCGGTGGGTGCAATTAGTCCAAGATGTGCAAACTTATGGCATTCGTAATTCTCATATTACGGCGATCGCACCTAATACTTCTTCTTCCTTAGTCCAAGGCTGTACTGCCAGTATTCTGCCTGTCTACAGCAAGTTTTTCTACGATAAATGGGCTAAAGGAACAGTACCTATCGCCCCACCATTTATTCAAGACTGTTTTTGGTTCTATCGCGAAAACAAAAGCTTAAATCAAAAAATTGTCATCAAAGCCGTCGCTACGATGCAGCAGTGGATCGATACTGGAATTTCCATGGAATTGCTCTTTAATCTCAATCAAGGGGTATATTTTCCTGATGAGCCAGAAAGAGCAGTTAAAGCTAAAGATATTTTTGAAACTCTGGTTATGGCATGGCAAGAAGGTTGCAAAGCAGTTTACTATGTCCGGACTGTACAAAAAGACGACTTTAAGGAATCTAGCGAAGGATGCGCAGCTTGTGCTAACTAA